A stretch of Verrucomicrobiia bacterium DNA encodes these proteins:
- a CDS encoding c-type cytochrome, whose amino-acid sequence MNFLKSCLLLLMAWNVLGQSGDRAGEAQADVVPPDRIPAAPVLDPWAAQQAFRLPPGFGVELVAAEPLVRSPVAMQFDLRGRLWVVEMTGYMNDAEGSTESEPSGSVVILEDVDGDGRMDRRTVFLDGLVMPRALMLTGDGVVVAEPPRLWFVRDTDGDGRADERVEIASDYATQNDPALGDKSNPEHASNGLLWARDNWVYSANHTGRMRWNGSPTNWIFGPTQFRGQWGLTQDDRGRLYFNSNSDQIRAELVPDAYFARNRNLRSPFGANVPLSKDQRVWTSRVNPGVNRGYQAGQLTPEGHLASFTGACGPVVYRGDQFGPEFPGDVFLCEPTGNFIRRNRIFNHHGLLTATNAYDASEFLSSSDERFRPVNLYNGPDGALYVLDLHRGLIQHRIYLTSYLRRQLESRDLMTPVDHGRIWRIVNTNRPPGRVRPLSDPPTTAELVGRITDPNGFWRDAVQQRLVERADPAATPLLRELIRTNVTSAPGRLAALWTLEGLGALDLPTIEVALGDGDGMVRSAALRLTERFLDGPERETALNLIYRRAGFIPAEEQLQLMLTLGAVGTPTADAILRALLMNTAPDALRVHAALSGIGGRELEFLAALLADPNCSTVKDGHVALLSGLARCITHEADPVRVARLLALTSGCGAGDWQQRALLDGMVATLPAPPRPGHPPPLITPIVFEAEPPGLSRLRTVDDPDVHNRLARLDVLLVWPEKPGYEAPVAVASLEGAEQESFERGRELYPVVCGACHQPHGLGQEGLAPPLASSEWTTGSEQRLIRIALHGVRDAMTVNGTVWNLAMPAFVGALEDAQIADLLTYIRRAWGHAASPVSVGAVTAVREAHAEREDAWTEAELLAVP is encoded by the coding sequence ATGAATTTTCTCAAGTCATGCCTGCTGTTGTTGATGGCCTGGAACGTCCTCGGGCAGAGCGGCGACCGTGCCGGAGAAGCGCAGGCCGACGTGGTCCCGCCGGACCGCATCCCTGCCGCGCCGGTGCTCGATCCGTGGGCGGCGCAACAGGCCTTCCGTCTGCCGCCCGGCTTCGGCGTTGAACTGGTCGCCGCGGAGCCCCTCGTGCGCTCGCCGGTGGCGATGCAGTTTGACCTCCGGGGGCGGCTGTGGGTTGTAGAGATGACGGGATACATGAACGACGCGGAGGGTTCGACGGAGTCGGAGCCCAGTGGTTCGGTGGTGATCCTGGAGGATGTGGACGGCGATGGCCGGATGGACCGGCGGACCGTGTTCCTCGACGGCCTGGTGATGCCCCGGGCGCTGATGCTCACCGGGGATGGCGTCGTGGTCGCCGAGCCACCACGGCTGTGGTTCGTGCGGGACACCGACGGCGACGGCCGGGCCGACGAGCGGGTCGAGATTGCCTCGGATTATGCGACGCAGAACGACCCGGCCTTGGGCGACAAGTCCAATCCCGAACATGCGAGCAACGGGCTGCTTTGGGCCCGGGACAACTGGGTGTACTCGGCCAACCACACCGGGCGCATGCGGTGGAACGGCAGCCCGACGAACTGGATCTTCGGCCCGACCCAGTTCCGAGGGCAGTGGGGCCTGACCCAGGACGATCGCGGACGCCTGTACTTCAACTCCAATTCCGACCAGATCCGGGCGGAGCTGGTTCCCGACGCCTATTTCGCCCGCAATCGGAATCTCCGGTCCCCGTTCGGGGCCAATGTGCCTCTTTCCAAGGACCAGCGGGTGTGGACTTCGCGGGTGAATCCGGGCGTGAACCGGGGGTACCAGGCGGGGCAGCTCACGCCCGAGGGGCACCTGGCCTCGTTCACGGGAGCCTGCGGGCCGGTGGTGTACCGGGGCGACCAGTTTGGCCCGGAATTTCCTGGCGATGTCTTTCTGTGCGAGCCGACAGGCAACTTCATCCGCCGCAACCGGATTTTCAACCATCACGGCCTGCTGACGGCCACGAATGCCTATGACGCGTCGGAGTTTCTCTCTTCGTCGGATGAGCGGTTTCGTCCGGTCAACCTCTACAACGGCCCCGATGGGGCCTTGTATGTGCTTGACCTCCACCGGGGACTGATCCAGCACCGGATCTACCTGACGAGCTATCTGCGCCGGCAACTGGAGTCGAGGGACCTGATGACGCCGGTGGACCACGGGCGCATCTGGCGGATCGTGAACACGAACCGGCCTCCCGGAAGGGTCCGCCCCTTGTCCGACCCGCCCACCACGGCGGAGCTCGTGGGTCGGATCACGGATCCCAACGGCTTCTGGAGGGATGCCGTCCAGCAGCGGCTGGTGGAACGTGCGGATCCGGCGGCGACGCCCCTGCTCCGGGAGTTGATCCGGACCAATGTCACCTCCGCGCCGGGCCGTTTGGCGGCGCTGTGGACCCTCGAAGGGCTGGGCGCCCTGGACCTGCCGACGATCGAGGTGGCGTTGGGGGATGGTGATGGGATGGTGCGATCGGCGGCGCTGCGGTTGACGGAGCGATTCCTGGACGGCCCGGAGCGCGAGACGGCGTTGAACCTGATTTACCGCCGGGCCGGCTTCATTCCCGCGGAGGAGCAACTGCAGCTCATGCTGACCCTGGGCGCGGTGGGCACGCCGACGGCCGACGCCATTCTGAGAGCTCTGCTGATGAACACGGCGCCCGACGCGCTGCGGGTGCATGCGGCGTTGAGCGGCATTGGGGGCCGCGAACTGGAGTTTCTGGCGGCGCTGCTGGCGGATCCCAACTGCAGCACGGTCAAGGACGGTCATGTGGCCCTGCTGAGCGGGCTCGCACGCTGCATCACCCATGAGGCCGACCCGGTGCGGGTGGCCCGGTTGCTGGCGTTGACGTCCGGATGCGGCGCGGGCGACTGGCAGCAGCGGGCGCTGCTGGACGGAATGGTGGCAACCCTTCCCGCGCCGCCGCGGCCGGGGCATCCCCCCCCGCTGATCACGCCGATTGTCTTTGAAGCGGAACCGCCGGGCCTTTCCCGGCTGCGCACCGTGGACGACCCGGATGTCCACAACCGGCTGGCGCGTCTGGACGTCCTGCTGGTCTGGCCGGAGAAACCCGGGTACGAGGCGCCGGTGGCCGTGGCATCGCTGGAAGGGGCCGAGCAGGAAAGCTTTGAGCGGGGTCGGGAGCTGTACCCGGTGGTGTGCGGGGCCTGTCACCAGCCGCATGGGCTTGGGCAGGAGGGCCTTGCGCCACCACTGGCCTCGTCGGAGTGGACCACCGGCAGCGAGCAGCGATTGATCCGCATTGCCCTGCACGGTGTCCGGGATGCGATGACGGTGAACGGAACGGTTTGGAACCTGGCCATGCCGGCCTTCGTCGGGGCGCTGGAGGACGCCCAGATCGCGGATCTGCTGACCTACATCCGGCGCGCCTGGGGCCATGCGGCATCCCCGGTATCGGTCGGTGCGGTGACGGCGGTTCGCGAAGCCCATGCCGAGCGCGAGGATGCCTGGACCGAGGCGGAGCTGCTGGCGGTGCCTTGA
- a CDS encoding class I SAM-dependent rRNA methyltransferase — translation MIREASEDATPGALVHVHDRMGAVFGVGLWNPHARVPLRMVSRGTDGATEGLLERLLDRAVDLRLEWLRLPEATDAFRVVNSDGDGLGGLIVDRYADVLSVQVHSLGIAQRVASWVPRLHARLGTRRVVYEVDPVIARQERIPASLLPSDAVPPVKIQEQGVRHEVDFSTGHKTGFFCDQRDNRRRLAALTAGRRVLDLCCYTGGFALAARVAGGAAAVTGVDLDERAVAQARRNANLNGVRVDWVHCDAFSYARQMRKDGRRFDVVILDPPKLLGADLDEAEGLRRYEDLNILGASITEPGGLLVTCSCSGQLSAEAFEQLVVRGVHRLDRTLQILDHTGPGADHPVMSSFPEGRYLKVLWGRVLAA, via the coding sequence ATGATCCGGGAGGCGTCGGAAGATGCCACTCCGGGTGCGCTCGTGCATGTCCATGACCGGATGGGAGCGGTATTCGGTGTGGGGTTATGGAACCCGCACGCCCGGGTGCCGCTGCGCATGGTGTCCCGGGGAACGGACGGCGCGACCGAGGGCCTGCTGGAGCGGTTGCTGGACCGCGCTGTGGATCTGCGCCTGGAGTGGCTCCGGCTGCCGGAGGCAACGGACGCCTTCCGGGTGGTCAACTCGGACGGCGACGGCCTTGGGGGTCTGATCGTGGACCGGTATGCCGACGTGCTGAGCGTCCAGGTCCACAGCCTGGGCATCGCCCAGCGGGTCGCCTCCTGGGTGCCCCGGTTGCACGCGCGGCTGGGGACGCGCCGCGTGGTGTATGAGGTGGATCCGGTGATCGCCCGGCAGGAGCGCATCCCGGCGTCACTGCTGCCCTCCGATGCCGTCCCTCCGGTGAAGATCCAGGAACAGGGCGTCCGGCACGAGGTGGACTTTTCGACGGGGCACAAGACCGGGTTCTTCTGCGACCAGCGCGACAACCGCCGGCGGCTTGCGGCGCTGACCGCGGGACGACGGGTGCTGGACCTGTGCTGTTACACGGGCGGCTTTGCGTTGGCGGCACGGGTGGCGGGTGGCGCGGCGGCGGTGACGGGTGTGGATCTTGACGAGCGGGCGGTGGCGCAGGCACGCCGCAATGCGAACTTGAACGGGGTGCGGGTGGACTGGGTGCATTGCGATGCGTTCAGCTATGCGCGGCAGATGCGCAAGGACGGCCGCCGGTTTGACGTCGTCATCCTGGACCCGCCGAAACTGCTGGGCGCCGACCTCGACGAGGCCGAGGGGCTGCGCCGCTATGAGGATCTGAACATCCTGGGCGCCTCCATCACGGAGCCGGGCGGCCTGCTGGTGACGTGCTCGTGCTCCGGCCAGCTGTCCGCGGAAGCCTTTGAGCAACTGGTGGTCCGCGGGGTGCATCGGTTGGACCGCACGCTGCAGATCCTGGACCACACCGGCCCCGGGGCTGACCACCCGGTGATGTCCAGCTTTCCCGAGGGACGCTATCTGAAGGTTCTCTGGGGCCGGGTGTTGGCGGCGTAG
- the tsaB gene encoding tRNA (adenosine(37)-N6)-threonylcarbamoyltransferase complex dimerization subunit type 1 TsaB, translating to MTILALEFSSDRRGVAVATEGCVLSEVVHEGTRGTPVFGLITRVLEQAGVGRGSVDALAVGLGPGSHTGVRLAISVAQGWQLATGIPVVGVGSLEVLASGVATEGDVLLAVNSQRGEFTVVEARDGVLIGGLRLLPVDALADRIRSGGMVAGPDLPAALAGGRVRHPSAAILARLAIGRAPTPAEALAPVHLREAAFAKVRPRTPSAGAAGAGG from the coding sequence ATGACGATCCTGGCGCTTGAATTTTCGTCCGACCGTCGCGGTGTGGCTGTTGCGACGGAGGGCTGCGTGCTGTCGGAAGTCGTGCATGAGGGGACCCGCGGGACTCCGGTGTTTGGGTTGATCACGCGGGTGCTCGAACAGGCGGGTGTCGGGCGGGGTTCCGTGGACGCTCTGGCGGTGGGGTTGGGCCCGGGCAGCCACACCGGGGTCCGTCTGGCCATTTCCGTCGCGCAGGGATGGCAACTGGCGACCGGCATTCCGGTGGTTGGCGTGGGCAGCCTGGAGGTGCTCGCCAGCGGCGTGGCGACGGAGGGCGACGTGCTGCTGGCGGTGAATTCCCAGCGCGGCGAGTTCACCGTAGTCGAGGCGCGGGATGGGGTCCTGATCGGAGGCCTCCGGTTGCTGCCCGTGGACGCGCTCGCCGACCGGATTCGCAGCGGGGGCATGGTGGCGGGGCCGGATCTGCCGGCGGCGCTTGCGGGCGGCAGGGTGCGACACCCATCGGCGGCGATCCTTGCCCGGCTTGCCATCGGGCGTGCGCCGACGCCCGCGGAGGCCCTGGCCCCGGTTCATCTGCGGGAGGCGGCGTTCGCCAAGGTGCGTCCGCGGACGCCCTCCGCGGGCGCTGCCGGCGCGGGGGGCTGA
- the tsaE gene encoding tRNA (adenosine(37)-N6)-threonylcarbamoyltransferase complex ATPase subunit type 1 TsaE: protein MPVTVTRTVRETEALGERLGRLARAGEVYGLCGDLGAGKTAWVRGFARGLGFTGRVHSPTFSLVNEYSGGRLPVHHLDLYRLSGPAEVLSAGLEEFLAEPDGVSVVEWVERWITGSAAVGSGVRWIRFLALDETTREIVHDDPGA from the coding sequence ATGCCGGTGACGGTGACACGGACGGTTCGGGAGACCGAGGCGCTGGGGGAGCGCCTCGGGCGGCTTGCGCGAGCCGGTGAGGTGTACGGGCTTTGCGGGGACCTGGGTGCGGGCAAGACGGCGTGGGTGCGGGGATTTGCCCGGGGCCTGGGGTTCACCGGCCGGGTCCATTCCCCGACGTTTTCCCTCGTGAACGAATACTCCGGAGGACGCCTGCCCGTGCATCATCTCGACCTCTACCGGCTGTCGGGTCCGGCCGAGGTGCTGAGTGCCGGTCTGGAGGAATTCCTCGCCGAGCCCGACGGCGTCAGCGTGGTGGAATGGGTGGAACGTTGGATCACCGGTTCGGCGGCGGTCGGGTCCGGCGTCCGGTGGATCCGTTTCCTCGCCCTGGATGAAACCACCCGGGAGATCGTGCATGACGATCCTGGCGCTTGA
- the thiL gene encoding thiamine-phosphate kinase translates to MTEFELIRRLIPMLPSNDGVVVGAGDDCAVLELGAPDAQTLLKTDAVVEGVHFRSGTEPERVGHKALARCLSDVAAMGGTATAAVVTLGLPSGFEPERVLGLYRGMQRLAVRHRVAIVGGETTTNPGGLLVNVALVGSVSRGRALLRSGARPGDALFVTGELGGSIEGHHLDFEPRLEEGRWLAASGRVHALMDVSDGLAGDLAKLLAASGELGAEIRQSSLPIRRAARLRARAGDRVRPPVLAALTDGEDFELLFATAAADAVGVQDAWRAAFPGTRLTCIGKVTPGPGQLLRTPQGLRPMPVRGYEHFQVNGS, encoded by the coding sequence GTGACCGAGTTTGAGCTCATCCGACGGCTCATCCCGATGCTGCCGTCGAACGATGGCGTCGTGGTGGGCGCCGGGGACGACTGCGCGGTGCTGGAGCTGGGCGCGCCGGACGCGCAGACGCTCCTGAAAACTGATGCGGTGGTCGAGGGGGTCCATTTCCGGTCCGGCACCGAGCCGGAGCGTGTGGGCCACAAGGCGCTGGCGCGGTGTCTGAGCGATGTGGCGGCGATGGGTGGAACGGCGACCGCGGCCGTGGTCACCCTCGGGCTGCCATCCGGATTCGAACCGGAACGGGTGCTTGGCCTTTACCGCGGCATGCAACGGCTCGCGGTGCGTCATCGCGTGGCGATCGTCGGGGGTGAGACGACGACCAATCCCGGGGGATTGCTGGTGAACGTGGCGTTGGTGGGGTCGGTGTCCCGGGGCCGGGCCCTCCTGCGCTCCGGGGCGCGCCCCGGGGATGCCTTGTTCGTGACCGGCGAGCTGGGCGGCTCAATCGAAGGCCATCACCTGGATTTTGAGCCGCGGCTGGAGGAGGGCCGCTGGTTGGCGGCCAGTGGACGGGTGCACGCGCTCATGGATGTCAGTGACGGCCTGGCAGGTGACCTCGCCAAACTGCTCGCGGCGAGCGGCGAACTCGGCGCGGAGATCCGGCAGTCGTCCCTGCCCATCCGCCGCGCGGCCCGGCTGCGGGCACGGGCCGGGGATCGGGTGCGTCCCCCGGTGCTGGCGGCCCTCACCGACGGCGAGGATTTTGAACTGTTGTTCGCCACCGCCGCCGCGGATGCCGTCGGCGTGCAGGATGCCTGGAGGGCCGCTTTTCCGGGGACGCGCCTGACCTGCATCGGCAAGGTGACCCCGGGCCCCGGACAATTGCTGCGCACCCCGCAAGGACTGCGTCCGATGCCCGTGCGTGGGTACGAACATTTCCAGGTGAATGGATCATGA
- a CDS encoding DNA topoisomerase III, translated as MGKSLIIAEKPSVASDIAKALGGLAKDKSGEFFEGDAYVVSSAVGHLLELIVPEEFEIRKGKWSFATLPHIPPRFALKPIERSENRLKVLARLLKRKDVTAVVNACDAGREGELIFRNIMAYTGARQPVQRLWLQSMTPAAIREGFRQLRTDAQMRPLADASVCRSEADWLVGINGTRAMTAFNSKTGGFHLTTVGRVQTPTLAIVVEREERIRRFVPRDFWEVVGTFEGARGEYTGRWVDEKFAKGDDKDPDLKPERLWDRARAEAIRDRCLGRPGVVTEESKPSTSLSPLLYDLTSLQREANGRFGFSAKNTLALAQALYEKHKVLTYPRTDSRALPEDYVATVRQTLGSLEGTAYGAFAAKILSEGWVRPNRRIFNNAKVSDHFAIIPTGVTPKGLSEPEQKLYDLVTRRFLAVFFPAAEFLETVRITRVEGEPFKSTGKVLVKPGWLEVYGKEADTDESPTLAPVDQGEQVATTGIEVKASVTKPPARYTEATLLSAMEGAGKLVDDEELREAMSERGLGTPATRAAIIEGLLSEQYLHRQQRELVPTAKAFSLITLLNGLGVETLTKPELTGNWEYQLKQMERDQLRREDFMAEIRRLTESIVSKAKQYEHDTIPGDFGVLATPCPKCGGEVHETYKKFQCQQCDFALWKITAGRQFEPAEIEALIRDRQVGPLQGFRSKQGFPFAALIRLTPEFEAKFDFGEDSRPESGDPVDFTGKEPVGKCPKCGARVFEHGMNYVCEKLVDATRTCDFKTGAIILQQAVDRVQAAKLLSEGRTDLLKGFVSKKTGRKFEAYLKYADGKVGFEFAPRERKGPVRGAKGTTKEAAPPVDFTGLESLGKCPKCGGAVFEGPDSYLCERSQAATRKCTFHIGRVILQQPVTREQAIKLLATGRSDLLTEFVSKSGKPFPAHLVLGDTGKVEFDFPPR; from the coding sequence ATGGGTAAGTCCCTGATCATCGCCGAGAAGCCGTCTGTGGCTTCGGACATCGCGAAGGCCCTTGGGGGTCTCGCGAAGGACAAATCCGGCGAGTTCTTCGAGGGCGACGCGTATGTGGTGTCGTCGGCGGTGGGCCATCTGCTGGAGCTGATCGTCCCGGAGGAGTTTGAGATCCGGAAGGGCAAATGGTCCTTTGCCACGCTGCCGCACATCCCGCCCCGGTTTGCCTTGAAGCCGATTGAGCGGAGCGAGAACCGGCTGAAGGTGCTGGCGCGGCTGCTGAAGCGGAAGGATGTCACCGCGGTCGTCAACGCCTGCGATGCCGGCCGCGAGGGCGAGCTCATCTTCCGCAACATCATGGCCTACACCGGGGCGCGTCAGCCGGTGCAGCGGCTGTGGCTGCAGTCCATGACTCCAGCCGCCATCCGGGAGGGGTTCCGGCAGTTGCGGACCGATGCGCAGATGCGTCCGCTGGCCGACGCGTCGGTCTGCCGGTCGGAGGCCGACTGGCTGGTGGGCATCAATGGCACCCGGGCGATGACCGCCTTCAACTCGAAGACCGGCGGGTTTCACCTCACCACCGTGGGAAGGGTCCAGACGCCCACCCTGGCGATTGTCGTGGAGCGGGAGGAGCGGATCCGGCGGTTTGTCCCGCGTGATTTTTGGGAGGTGGTGGGCACCTTCGAAGGAGCCCGTGGCGAATACACGGGCCGGTGGGTTGACGAGAAATTCGCCAAGGGGGACGACAAGGATCCCGACCTGAAGCCTGAGCGGCTCTGGGACCGGGCCCGCGCGGAGGCCATCCGGGACCGCTGCCTTGGGAGGCCGGGGGTGGTCACCGAGGAGAGCAAGCCCAGCACCTCGCTGTCCCCGCTGCTGTATGACCTGACCAGCCTGCAGCGCGAGGCGAACGGACGCTTCGGGTTCAGCGCCAAGAACACGCTCGCGCTGGCCCAGGCCCTGTATGAGAAGCACAAGGTGCTGACCTATCCGCGCACCGACTCGCGGGCCCTGCCGGAGGACTACGTGGCGACCGTGCGCCAGACGTTGGGGTCGTTGGAGGGCACCGCCTACGGGGCTTTTGCTGCGAAGATCCTGTCGGAGGGCTGGGTGCGCCCGAACCGTCGTATTTTCAACAACGCGAAGGTCAGCGACCACTTTGCCATCATTCCCACGGGAGTGACTCCCAAGGGCCTGAGCGAGCCCGAGCAAAAGCTGTACGACCTGGTGACGCGGCGTTTCCTTGCGGTGTTTTTCCCGGCGGCCGAGTTTCTGGAGACGGTGCGCATCACGCGGGTGGAGGGCGAGCCGTTCAAGAGCACGGGCAAGGTGTTGGTCAAGCCCGGCTGGCTGGAGGTGTACGGGAAAGAGGCCGACACCGATGAATCGCCCACGCTGGCGCCGGTGGACCAGGGGGAGCAGGTGGCGACGACCGGAATCGAGGTGAAGGCGAGCGTCACCAAGCCGCCCGCCCGGTACACCGAGGCGACCCTGCTGTCGGCGATGGAGGGGGCGGGGAAGCTGGTGGATGATGAGGAGTTGCGCGAGGCGATGAGCGAGCGGGGCCTGGGCACTCCGGCGACGCGGGCGGCGATCATCGAGGGGTTGCTTTCGGAGCAGTACCTCCACCGGCAGCAGCGCGAGCTGGTGCCGACGGCCAAGGCCTTCTCGCTGATCACCCTGCTCAATGGCCTGGGTGTCGAGACGCTCACCAAGCCGGAACTCACCGGCAACTGGGAGTACCAGCTCAAGCAGATGGAGCGCGACCAGTTGCGCCGGGAGGATTTCATGGCGGAGATCCGCCGCCTCACCGAGAGCATTGTTTCCAAGGCCAAGCAGTACGAGCACGACACGATTCCCGGCGATTTCGGGGTTCTGGCAACCCCGTGCCCGAAATGCGGCGGGGAGGTGCACGAGACCTACAAGAAGTTCCAGTGCCAGCAGTGCGATTTTGCGCTGTGGAAGATCACCGCGGGACGCCAGTTCGAGCCGGCCGAGATCGAGGCGCTGATTCGCGACCGCCAGGTGGGGCCCCTGCAGGGCTTCCGCAGCAAACAGGGTTTCCCCTTCGCCGCCCTGATCCGGCTCACCCCGGAATTCGAGGCGAAGTTCGATTTTGGTGAGGACTCGCGTCCGGAGTCGGGCGATCCGGTGGACTTCACCGGGAAGGAGCCGGTCGGCAAGTGCCCGAAGTGCGGCGCCCGGGTGTTCGAGCACGGCATGAACTACGTGTGCGAGAAGCTGGTGGACGCCACCCGGACGTGCGACTTCAAGACGGGCGCCATCATCCTTCAGCAGGCGGTGGACCGCGTCCAGGCCGCCAAGCTGCTCTCGGAGGGGCGGACCGACCTGCTGAAGGGGTTCGTGTCCAAGAAGACCGGAAGGAAGTTCGAGGCCTACCTGAAGTATGCCGATGGCAAGGTCGGGTTCGAATTTGCGCCGCGGGAGCGGAAGGGGCCGGTCCGCGGGGCGAAAGGGACGACCAAGGAGGCGGCACCACCCGTGGACTTCACCGGGCTTGAGTCCCTGGGAAAATGTCCGAAGTGCGGCGGAGCGGTGTTTGAGGGCCCGGACAGCTACCTGTGCGAACGGAGCCAGGCCGCGACACGGAAGTGCACGTTCCACATCGGGCGGGTCATCCTGCAGCAGCCGGTGACGCGCGAACAGGCGATCAAGCTGCTGGCCACCGGGCGCTCGGACCTCCTCACCGAGTTTGTGAGCAAGTCCGGCAAGCCGTTTCCGGCGCATCTGGTGCTCGGCGACACCGGAAAGGTGGAGTTTGATTTCCCACCGCGGTGA
- the ychF gene encoding redox-regulated ATPase YchF → MLKAGIVGLPNVGKSTLFNAVTRTRKAQAANYPFCTIDPNVGVVTVPDDRLVVLQQIARTNVVIPAAIEFVDIAGLVKGASAGEGLGNKFLSHIREVDAIVQVVRCFEDPDIHHVAGSVDPVRDIETITTELVLADLESVNKRLERVAKDAKRGDKAAQAEQGVLQKLQPHLDAGRPALTLELAAEEKAVSRQFWLMTDKPTIFACNVREGDLATADDNPHVRRVRDYARSHLACEAVVISAQIESDLVDLSPEEAAAFLAELGVRESGVGALIRATYHLLGLRTYFTAGEKEVRAWTIHSGDTAPKAAGVIHTDFERGFIKAETVAYADLVACGSVAAAREKGLYRMEGKEYVVQDGDVLLFKFNV, encoded by the coding sequence ATGCTTAAAGCCGGCATCGTCGGACTGCCCAACGTGGGCAAGTCCACCCTTTTCAACGCCGTCACCCGCACCCGCAAGGCGCAGGCGGCCAACTATCCGTTCTGCACCATTGACCCCAACGTGGGGGTGGTGACGGTGCCGGACGACCGGTTGGTGGTGCTGCAGCAGATTGCGCGCACGAACGTGGTCATCCCGGCGGCCATTGAGTTTGTGGACATTGCCGGCCTGGTGAAGGGGGCCAGCGCGGGCGAGGGGTTGGGGAACAAGTTCCTGAGCCACATCCGGGAGGTGGACGCAATCGTCCAGGTGGTCCGCTGCTTTGAGGATCCAGACATCCATCATGTGGCGGGATCGGTGGACCCGGTGCGCGACATCGAGACGATCACCACGGAACTGGTGCTGGCCGACCTGGAGAGCGTGAACAAACGGTTGGAGCGTGTGGCCAAGGACGCCAAGCGTGGGGACAAGGCGGCACAGGCGGAGCAGGGGGTGCTGCAGAAACTGCAGCCGCACCTCGATGCCGGACGGCCCGCGCTGACCCTCGAACTGGCGGCAGAGGAGAAGGCCGTGTCGCGGCAGTTCTGGCTGATGACGGACAAGCCCACGATCTTTGCCTGCAATGTCCGGGAGGGCGACCTGGCCACGGCCGACGACAACCCGCATGTGCGCCGGGTGCGCGACTACGCCCGGAGCCATCTGGCGTGCGAGGCGGTTGTGATTTCCGCGCAGATCGAGAGCGACCTGGTGGATCTCTCCCCGGAGGAGGCGGCGGCGTTCCTGGCCGAACTGGGGGTCCGCGAATCCGGTGTCGGGGCCCTGATCCGCGCAACCTATCATCTGCTCGGCCTGCGGACCTACTTCACGGCCGGCGAGAAGGAGGTCCGTGCTTGGACCATCCATTCCGGCGACACCGCGCCCAAGGCAGCCGGGGTCATCCACACCGACTTCGAGCGCGGCTTCATCAAGGCCGAGACCGTGGCCTACGCCGACCTCGTCGCGTGCGGCTCGGTGGCGGCGGCCCGGGAGAAGGGGCTGTATCGGATGGAGGGCAAGGAGTACGTGGTGCAGGACGGCGACGTCCTGTTGTTCAAGTTCAATGTCTAG
- a CDS encoding tyrosine-type recombinase/integrase has product MKNRFRLYRRTKTGVFYLHDGDTGKQESLGTRDRAEAKTLLATRNEAVRQPHLNLQIARAYLAASDPASTKRTWQVPLEELAKTKSGTTHDRWISVLKDPAFEGIRELPLLETRAEHLLKVMETGTVSTNVFLRRVHNFALDMGWLPWPLIPKKHWPKIQFRDKRAITAEEHRAILDHQPNPTWRAFYQLCWLLGASQTDVAFLAAENVDWGARVISFARQKNRSISMVHFGPEVEEVLRTLPATGPFFPKLRTMNSGHRATEFTRICRRVGVKGVTLHSYRYAWAERAKQCGYPERFAQEALGHNSKAVHRSYSRKAKVKLPSLESFEKQAAESKVIAFPSPQPSEVAPQDPSALRPS; this is encoded by the coding sequence ATGAAAAATCGTTTCCGCCTCTACCGCCGCACCAAAACCGGCGTGTTCTACCTCCACGATGGAGACACCGGGAAACAGGAGAGCTTGGGCACCCGGGACCGCGCTGAAGCCAAGACGCTTCTGGCCACCCGCAACGAAGCCGTCCGCCAGCCCCATCTCAACCTCCAGATCGCCCGCGCCTACTTGGCGGCCTCCGATCCAGCGTCCACCAAGCGCACTTGGCAGGTGCCCCTGGAGGAACTCGCCAAGACCAAATCCGGAACCACCCACGACCGCTGGATCAGCGTGCTCAAGGACCCGGCCTTTGAAGGGATCCGTGAGCTGCCTCTCCTCGAAACTCGGGCCGAGCATCTGCTCAAGGTGATGGAGACGGGCACCGTCTCGACCAACGTCTTCCTCCGTCGCGTCCACAATTTCGCCTTGGACATGGGATGGCTGCCATGGCCCCTCATTCCCAAGAAGCACTGGCCCAAGATCCAGTTTCGCGACAAGCGGGCGATCACGGCCGAGGAGCACCGGGCCATCCTTGATCATCAGCCCAATCCCACCTGGCGCGCGTTCTACCAACTCTGCTGGCTGCTGGGAGCCTCCCAGACCGACGTCGCCTTCCTCGCCGCGGAAAACGTGGATTGGGGGGCTCGCGTCATCAGCTTTGCACGGCAGAAGAACCGATCCATCTCGATGGTCCACTTCGGGCCTGAGGTCGAGGAGGTGCTGCGGACCCTGCCTGCCACGGGTCCGTTCTTCCCAAAACTGCGCACGATGAACTCAGGGCACCGCGCCACCGAGTTCACCCGAATCTGCCGTCGGGTAGGCGTCAAGGGTGTAACCCTTCATTCCTATCGCTACGCGTGGGCCGAACGGGCCAAGCAATGCGGCTACCCGGAGCGCTTCGCCCAGGAGGCACTAGGGCACAACAGCAAAGCCGTCCACCGGTCGTACTCCCGGAAAGCCAAGGTGAAGCTACCGTCCCTGGAGAGCTTCGAGAAGCAGGCGGCCGAATCGAAGGTCATCGCCTTTCCGTCGCCCCAGCCATCGGAAGTAGCGCCTCAGGATCCAAGCGCCCTGCGGCCGTCGTAG